A single window of Methanoculleus oceani DNA harbors:
- a CDS encoding copper-translocating P-type ATPase has protein sequence MDHDHEHAGREPDTHPAEAGRKTPPEGSRPPGSGRPVHRTHRHALEDFRRRFIVSTILTVPILLLSPPVQALLGIVIVFPGSDYLLLVLATAVYLYGGWPFLTGIVREIRDRMPGMMTLIAVAITVAYVYSSAVVLGIVGGEGFFWELATLIDIMLLGHWVEMRSVLGASRALEELVRIMPSEAHRVRDAGTEDVPVDRLAPGDRVLVRPGEKVPVDGVVVEGATSVNEAMLTGESKPVEKRPGDGVIGGAINGEGSIVVEVRKTGAETYLAQVIDLVHRAQESRSRTQDLADRAAFLLVAIALSVGAVTFAVWFAVGESTGFAVERAATVMVIACPHALGLAVPLVVAVSTALAARSGFLIRDRSAFERAKDLTAVVFDKTGTLTTGRFGVTDVLAFGGAAEDDVVRATASVEAHSEHPIARGVVRSAEERGISLLPLENFRAIPGVGVEGKAGGRTVRVVGPGYLAEQGIAAGDERVGTLQRQGKTVVFLLEDDRLTGAIALADIIRPESREGVGRLKAMGIRCMMLTGDNRDVAAWVAGELGLDEFFAGVLPHEKAAKIREVQRRYRVAMVGDGINDAPALVQADVGIAIGAGTDVAVESADIVLVKSDPRDAAAVIDLARKTYRKMFQNLLWATGYNAVAIPLAAGVLIGAGIVLTPAVGAVLMSASTVIVAINARLLRV, from the coding sequence ATGGACCACGATCACGAGCACGCCGGGCGAGAGCCTGATACGCATCCAGCTGAGGCGGGCCGAAAGACGCCGCCGGAGGGGAGTCGGCCCCCGGGCTCAGGACGTCCCGTCCATCGCACACACCGCCACGCCCTCGAGGACTTCCGGCGGCGGTTCATCGTCTCGACGATACTGACGGTCCCGATCCTCCTCCTTTCTCCGCCGGTCCAGGCGCTCCTCGGGATCGTCATCGTGTTCCCGGGCTCGGATTACCTCCTCCTTGTTCTTGCGACCGCCGTCTACCTCTACGGCGGCTGGCCGTTTCTCACCGGCATCGTGCGCGAGATCCGGGACCGGATGCCCGGGATGATGACGCTCATCGCCGTCGCGATCACCGTCGCCTACGTCTACAGTTCGGCGGTCGTCCTCGGTATCGTCGGCGGGGAAGGGTTCTTCTGGGAACTCGCCACCCTGATCGACATCATGCTCCTCGGGCACTGGGTGGAGATGCGCTCGGTCCTCGGGGCGTCGAGGGCGCTCGAGGAGCTGGTCCGGATCATGCCCTCAGAGGCGCACCGCGTCCGGGACGCCGGCACCGAGGACGTGCCCGTGGACCGGCTCGCACCGGGCGACCGGGTCCTCGTCCGGCCCGGGGAGAAGGTCCCGGTGGACGGCGTGGTTGTCGAGGGTGCGACGAGCGTCAACGAAGCGATGCTCACCGGGGAGTCGAAACCGGTGGAGAAGCGCCCGGGTGACGGGGTCATAGGCGGGGCGATCAACGGCGAAGGCTCGATCGTCGTCGAGGTCAGAAAGACGGGTGCGGAGACCTACCTCGCCCAGGTGATCGACCTTGTGCACAGGGCGCAGGAGAGCCGGTCCCGGACCCAGGACCTCGCAGACCGGGCGGCGTTCCTCCTGGTGGCGATCGCCCTCTCGGTCGGTGCGGTGACGTTTGCGGTATGGTTCGCCGTCGGAGAGAGTACCGGATTTGCGGTGGAGCGGGCCGCGACCGTGATGGTCATCGCCTGCCCCCACGCGCTCGGCCTTGCCGTCCCGCTCGTGGTCGCGGTCTCGACGGCGCTTGCCGCCCGGTCCGGGTTCCTGATCCGCGATCGGAGCGCGTTTGAGCGGGCAAAAGACCTCACAGCAGTCGTCTTCGACAAGACCGGCACCCTGACGACGGGGAGATTCGGGGTCACGGATGTCCTCGCCTTCGGCGGCGCCGCGGAAGACGACGTGGTCCGGGCGACGGCATCGGTGGAGGCACATTCCGAGCACCCGATCGCCCGGGGCGTGGTCCGGAGCGCGGAAGAACGGGGCATTTCCCTGCTCCCGCTCGAAAACTTCCGGGCGATCCCGGGAGTCGGCGTCGAGGGAAAGGCAGGCGGCCGGACCGTCCGGGTGGTCGGTCCTGGCTATCTCGCAGAGCAGGGCATAGCGGCCGGGGACGAGCGGGTCGGAACGCTCCAGCGGCAGGGCAAGACCGTCGTCTTCCTGCTCGAGGACGATCGGCTCACCGGCGCGATCGCGCTCGCCGACATCATCCGGCCGGAGTCGCGGGAGGGGGTCGGCCGGCTCAAAGCGATGGGCATCCGGTGCATGATGCTGACCGGGGACAACCGTGACGTCGCCGCGTGGGTGGCGGGGGAACTGGGTCTCGACGAGTTCTTCGCCGGGGTCCTGCCTCACGAGAAGGCAGCAAAGATCCGGGAGGTGCAGCGCCGCTACCGGGTGGCGATGGTGGGTGACGGGATCAACGACGCCCCGGCGCTCGTCCAGGCCGATGTGGGCATCGCCATCGGGGCCGGGACCGATGTTGCTGTCGAGAGCGCCGACATCGTCCTCGTGAAGAGCGATCCGCGGGACGCGGCGGCGGTCATCGACCTTGCAAGGAAGACCTACCGGAAGATGTTTCAGAACCTTCTCTGGGCGACCGGCTACAATGCCGTCGCCATCCCGCTCGCCGCCGGCGTGCTGATCGGTGCCGGTATCGTCCTCACTCCGGCCGTTGGGGCGGTGCTGATGAGCGCAAGCACCGTGATCGTCGCGATCAACGCCCGGCTGCTCCGGGTATAG
- a CDS encoding PKD domain-containing protein, translated as MKRDTTIRIFSLLIALAVVVPAVQAALTVDAGSDRTVLAGEPVTILATCNDTDVFDAMNLSASIDWSTGATDAGIVQDDEHNGTIQATHTYLAAGTYAVTVKVANNATGAVACDTLNVTVSPQQAEVKVVPKTLNQKSNGVMTVFVSLAEWLGFAGADRTNVTVSDPSEFAIGNATPEKVNFCMKDGGTLILKYRRQDLDLATGDGNLTVTGSAVTEEGNVSVAGTGAVSVINPGNGKKGENDDGYAWAAMVKENAKEKVKNQKEFREEQQKGNGKAKGQAL; from the coding sequence ATGAAACGCGACACTACAATCCGAATCTTCTCCCTGCTGATCGCCCTCGCCGTGGTGGTTCCTGCCGTGCAGGCCGCCCTCACGGTCGATGCAGGGAGCGACCGCACCGTGCTTGCCGGGGAGCCGGTCACTATTCTCGCGACCTGCAACGACACCGATGTCTTCGATGCGATGAACCTCTCCGCTTCCATCGACTGGAGCACAGGAGCGACGGATGCCGGGATCGTGCAGGACGACGAGCATAACGGCACCATACAGGCCACCCACACCTACCTCGCCGCCGGCACCTACGCCGTCACGGTGAAGGTCGCAAACAACGCCACTGGCGCCGTCGCCTGCGATACCCTGAACGTGACCGTGAGCCCGCAGCAGGCGGAGGTGAAGGTCGTCCCGAAGACGCTGAACCAGAAGAGCAACGGTGTCATGACCGTCTTTGTCAGCCTTGCGGAATGGCTCGGGTTTGCCGGCGCCGACCGCACGAACGTGACGGTGTCGGACCCCTCGGAGTTCGCAATCGGGAACGCAACGCCGGAGAAGGTCAACTTCTGCATGAAGGACGGCGGCACGCTCATCCTGAAGTACCGGCGGCAGGACCTCGACCTCGCCACCGGCGACGGCAACCTGACCGTGACCGGCAGCGCCGTGACGGAGGAAGGGAACGTCTCGGTGGCCGGCACCGGTGCCGTCTCCGTGATCAACCCGGGTAACGGCAAAAAAGGGGAGAACGATGACGGCTACGCCTGGGCCGCCATGGTGAAGGAGAACGCGAAAGAGAAGGTGAAGAACCAGAAAGAGTTCCGTGAAGAGCAGCAGAAAGGCAACGGAAAAGCTAAAGGACAGGCGCTGTAA
- a CDS encoding type II toxin-antitoxin system PemK/MazF family toxin — MGRYASGDVVLASVRIGGIGERKVRPVVVVTAEESRDLLICPVSSSPSTDGISVPLSLDDFARGGLDLFAESYALAAHAATIRTKDVVGKKGSLLPETLAAIREAMPGMHDKRGRRR, encoded by the coding sequence ATGGGACGCTACGCCAGCGGCGACGTAGTTTTAGCCTCCGTCCGCATCGGGGGTATCGGCGAACGGAAGGTGCGGCCGGTGGTCGTCGTTACGGCAGAAGAGAGCAGAGACCTGCTCATCTGCCCGGTATCGAGCAGCCCCTCCACCGACGGAATTTCCGTCCCGCTCTCGCTCGACGACTTCGCCCGCGGCGGGCTCGACCTCTTTGCAGAGAGCTACGCTCTCGCCGCACACGCCGCCACCATCAGGACGAAGGACGTCGTCGGAAAGAAAGGCTCTCTCCTGCCGGAGACGCTCGCCGCCATCCGGGAGGCCATGCCGGGGATGCACGATAAGAGGGGCCGGAGAAGGTGA